The Gloeocapsa sp. PCC 73106 genomic sequence CACCTGGATTAGGAACAGCTTCTGAACCACCGGAGCAGAGCTCCCCTAGATCAACTGCTTCTCCATTAGCGTCTAGCATAAAACAATCGTTTTGTTCTTGAGCTTTTGAGCTTGAGGAAACGAGCAAAACTCCTAAACAGAGAATTAAGATACTTATGCTTAATTTCACTTTGGCGAAGTTACTGAAAGATAGGACCAACACTAATCTAACATAATTTCTTCTGGCGGCATACTGTATGATAACAAGTAAAGAAATATAAACAAGTGTATGCAAGGAAAAATTGTCGTTGTCGTTGGCGCTACTGGAGGAATTGGCTCAGCCTTGGTGCAAAAACTGGCAGAAGCTGGGGCGAAATTAGTTTTAGCAGGGCGAGATAATCAAAAATTAGTTACCCTCTCCTCTGGGCTTAATTCTAATACAGCCATACTGACTGTTCCCACAGATATTACTGAACCCCAACAGGTAGAAACGCTGATGGAAAAAGCTGTAGACAAATTCGGCAAAATTGATGTACTAGTCAACGCAGCGGGCGCAGCAATTATGAAGCAGTATCACAAAATAACCCCCGAGGATCTAAACGCGATGCTAGATCTAAATCTGAAAGGGAGTTTTTATACTTGTCAAGCTGCAGCTAATGTGATGAAAGAACAGAATTTTGGTCATATATGCAATATTGTGGGAATTTTGGGCAAGCATCCCATGGCTATGGCGACGGCTTACTGCGCGGCTAAATACGGTGTGGTGGGTTTTAGTAAGTGTTTAGCAGATGAACTAAAGCGTTATGGAGTGAAATTTACGCTATTTTATTTTGGTGGGGTAGATTCTCCTTTTTGGGATCAAGTAAGTTTAAAAGTTGATCGCCAAAAAATGTTACGTCCAGAAACAGCAGCCGATGCGATTTGGTTTGCGATGACTTGTGAGAATCGGGCTATTCCATTGGAAATCAATCTTCAGCCCGATAGTCATCTGTTTCTGTAAGGGCTTTTATGTGGATCGATCACGTACACTTTTACGTAGAAGATGCCAAACAATGGCGAGATTGGTTTGTTCATCTGATGGGTTTTAGAGCGATCGCATCTAAAAACGACGGAACAACCATCACGGAGATTGTCTCCAGTCAAGAGATTGTTTTCTGGTTATCCAGTCCCATCAAATTAACTAGTCCGGTGGCT encodes the following:
- a CDS encoding SDR family oxidoreductase yields the protein MQGKIVVVVGATGGIGSALVQKLAEAGAKLVLAGRDNQKLVTLSSGLNSNTAILTVPTDITEPQQVETLMEKAVDKFGKIDVLVNAAGAAIMKQYHKITPEDLNAMLDLNLKGSFYTCQAAANVMKEQNFGHICNIVGILGKHPMAMATAYCAAKYGVVGFSKCLADELKRYGVKFTLFYFGGVDSPFWDQVSLKVDRQKMLRPETAADAIWFAMTCENRAIPLEINLQPDSHLFL